One genomic window of Borreliella burgdorferi B31 includes the following:
- the panF gene encoding sodium/pantothenate symporter, with amino-acid sequence MFLFLDFLKKRNRGRFLLLNKYFLANRNINFIVMALLFSSSYISASSFISGPSAVYKYGLSFILLATIQIPTTLIVFIIVGQRLNRESKKINAINIIDYIRHRYESDFLALMSGFVLIFFSMFLISAQLIGGAKLIEVFWGIDYVVGLTFFAFLVFIYVFFGGFKAVAYTDLIQGFLMLVSSVILFSKMLDLGGGINNLFKTATSSLDKSLLLPSNADLKPQYIISFWILIGIGILGQPQIINNFIAFKDENAIKFSLPISTFIISFLIVLMHLIGFFAIILFPDLSPNDKVVLNVALKVLNPFSCFMFFIGLLSAIMSTVDSNLLLITSVLIKSIFIYKEDLKEDVKIGRIIMISNIFFILIILIFSLFPPNFLFFINIFAFGALEVSFFPIIVFGLYLNFVSKIAAFASMFLGLIFYLSILFFGLNIWFFHPVFPSFFVSIFTFLVVNFFCKKNSKVC; translated from the coding sequence ATTTTTTTATTTTTAGATTTTCTTAAAAAAAGAAATAGAGGTAGGTTTTTGTTATTAAATAAATATTTTCTTGCAAATCGAAATATTAATTTTATTGTTATGGCTTTGTTATTTTCTTCTAGCTATATTAGTGCTAGTAGTTTTATTTCCGGTCCCTCTGCTGTTTATAAGTATGGATTATCTTTTATATTATTAGCTACCATACAAATTCCTACAACTTTAATTGTTTTTATTATTGTTGGTCAGAGATTAAATCGCGAATCAAAAAAAATTAATGCAATTAATATTATTGATTATATTAGGCATAGATATGAAAGTGATTTTTTGGCGTTAATGAGTGGATTTGTATTGATTTTTTTTTCAATGTTTTTGATTTCTGCCCAATTAATAGGTGGTGCCAAACTTATAGAAGTTTTTTGGGGTATTGATTACGTAGTTGGTCTTACTTTTTTTGCCTTCTTGGTTTTTATTTATGTATTTTTTGGCGGCTTTAAGGCAGTAGCTTATACGGATTTGATTCAAGGATTTTTAATGCTAGTTTCATCCGTTATTTTGTTTTCCAAGATGCTAGATTTGGGAGGGGGTATTAATAATTTATTCAAAACAGCAACGTCTAGCTTAGATAAAAGCCTTTTACTTCCTTCAAATGCTGACTTAAAGCCACAATATATAATTTCTTTTTGGATATTAATAGGAATAGGAATACTAGGGCAGCCTCAGATTATTAATAATTTTATAGCATTTAAAGATGAGAATGCTATAAAATTTTCTCTTCCCATTTCTACTTTTATTATTAGCTTTTTAATTGTTTTGATGCATTTAATAGGGTTTTTTGCTATTATTCTTTTTCCAGATTTAAGTCCAAATGATAAAGTTGTTTTAAATGTGGCTTTAAAAGTTTTAAATCCTTTTTCTTGTTTTATGTTTTTTATAGGTCTTTTATCTGCAATAATGTCTACAGTGGATTCAAATTTGCTATTAATAACATCTGTTTTAATAAAGTCAATATTTATTTATAAAGAAGATTTAAAAGAAGATGTAAAGATTGGCAGAATAATAATGATTTCTAATATTTTTTTTATTTTAATAATACTTATATTTTCTCTCTTTCCTCCCAATTTTTTATTCTTTATTAATATTTTTGCCTTTGGAGCTTTGGAAGTTTCGTTTTTCCCTATTATTGTTTTTGGACTTTATTTAAATTTTGTAAGCAAAATAGCGGCTTTTGCTTCTATGTTTTTAGGGTTAATATTTTATTTGTCCATTTTATTCTTTGGTTTAAATATTTGGTTTTTTCACCCCGTTTTTCCATCATTTTTTGTTTCTATATTTACATTTTTAGTAGTTAATTTTTTTTGTAAAAAAAATAGTAAGGTTTGTTAG
- a CDS encoding LptF/LptG family permease: MKILKNSYESYIIAEFFKYFLITFLFFFFVFFINQILFFMRILLQNYVPFFKAFIFIIYSLPMVIALSPPFASLISVILTIHKFKLHNEILAFRSIGISIFDLLVPFFKLGIVIAFVSFISNDILLPLGSIGRLKIFNEIKEEVPHLVLKPYSSKQYGDLIFVSGEKSENGYKNVTFFDNTGLKGFDRIFMAKNLDIRKENFQVYFILNDVLSIALTDSESGFYDYFYADKMKYSIDQVTFSDSFLLNYVTPSQMSMRDVIKLIKKQNNLIADSNIKNNLEGDFLSLNFSNLYLNYLYNQNYYVDESYVFENLNYMYNLNLNFKPYQDRSMKQNLALFNLEFYQKISLPLSVLFFIFLAFSMGMYSNRKYSIILELVISIIVCVFYWVMFIGGKVYTVQYAPSPIIVTILPNLILIIAGAILFLRLLKK; this comes from the coding sequence ATGAAAATATTAAAAAACAGTTATGAGTCTTACATAATTGCTGAATTTTTTAAATATTTTTTAATTACGTTTTTATTTTTCTTTTTCGTATTTTTTATAAATCAAATTTTATTCTTTATGAGAATACTTCTTCAAAATTATGTTCCCTTTTTTAAGGCTTTTATTTTTATTATATATTCTCTTCCTATGGTTATTGCGCTTTCTCCCCCTTTTGCTTCTTTGATTTCAGTAATTCTTACTATTCATAAATTCAAGCTTCACAATGAAATTTTAGCTTTTCGTTCAATTGGCATATCAATTTTTGATTTACTTGTCCCATTTTTTAAATTGGGAATAGTTATTGCTTTTGTATCTTTTATATCCAATGATATTTTACTTCCACTTGGATCTATTGGCAGATTAAAAATTTTTAATGAAATAAAAGAAGAAGTTCCCCATTTGGTATTAAAGCCTTATTCAAGCAAACAATATGGAGATTTGATTTTTGTTTCTGGTGAGAAATCGGAAAATGGTTATAAAAATGTAACTTTTTTTGATAACACTGGGCTTAAGGGTTTTGATAGAATATTTATGGCAAAAAATCTTGATATTAGAAAAGAAAATTTTCAAGTGTATTTTATTTTAAATGATGTTCTATCTATTGCCTTAACAGACAGTGAGAGTGGATTTTATGATTATTTTTATGCAGATAAGATGAAATATTCAATCGATCAGGTTACATTTAGTGATAGTTTTTTATTAAATTATGTAACTCCTTCACAAATGAGCATGAGAGATGTTATAAAATTAATTAAAAAGCAAAATAATTTAATTGCAGATTCAAATATAAAAAATAATCTAGAAGGAGACTTTTTAAGTTTAAATTTTTCAAATCTTTATTTAAATTATTTATACAATCAAAACTATTATGTGGATGAATCTTATGTTTTTGAAAATTTAAACTATATGTATAATTTAAATTTAAATTTCAAACCTTATCAAGATAGAAGCATGAAGCAAAATTTGGCTCTGTTTAATCTTGAATTTTATCAAAAAATTAGTTTACCACTTTCAGTTTTATTTTTTATTTTTTTAGCTTTTTCAATGGGAATGTATTCTAATAGAAAATATTCCATTATTCTTGAACTTGTAATTTCAATTATTGTTTGTGTTTTTTATTGGGTAATGTTTATTGGTGGAAAAGTTTATACTGTGCAGTATGCACCAAGTCCTATTATTGTTACTATTTTGCCTAATTTAATTTTAATTATTGCAGGAGCAATTCTCTTTTTGAGATTGTTAAAAAAATGA
- the tgt gene encoding tRNA guanosine(34) transglycosylase Tgt, with protein MFSVIKNDKHFNARVGFLNLPHGRVDIPCFMPVGTLGAMKGLKHAVLEKLECNLMLANTYHLYLRLGIKTVEKYVGLHNFTIWNKNFLTDSGGFRVFSFSDLRKIDLKGVHFKSHIDGSYHYFTSEGIFAMQEIFGSDIIMPLDICSSYGIDYNEANLYTNITTNWASSTFKSSKNRKEGYNGLLFLITQGNFFKDLRKRSINDILELDSPGIAIGGISVGEPREKYLEILEYSFLLIPKEKPRYVMGIGTPHYILNAIYYGIDIFDCFNPARITRHGSLLTDNGIMCIGRKEYKDDTSKVEKNCICTLCKRYSRGYLRHLIKSKELFGIVLASEHNIHYMFRLISKIRAAILNDDFLNFRTSYLKKYEEENFDE; from the coding sequence ATGTTTAGTGTAATCAAGAATGATAAGCATTTTAATGCAAGGGTTGGATTTTTAAATCTTCCTCATGGTAGAGTAGATATTCCTTGTTTTATGCCAGTTGGTACTTTGGGGGCAATGAAAGGGTTAAAACATGCTGTTCTTGAGAAGTTAGAATGTAATTTGATGCTTGCAAATACTTATCATTTATATTTAAGGCTGGGAATTAAAACTGTTGAAAAATATGTTGGTCTTCATAATTTTACAATTTGGAATAAAAATTTTTTAACCGATTCGGGCGGATTTCGGGTGTTTTCTTTTTCTGATCTGAGAAAAATTGATCTAAAAGGTGTGCATTTTAAATCTCATATAGATGGATCGTACCATTATTTTACTTCCGAGGGAATATTTGCTATGCAAGAAATTTTTGGCAGTGATATTATTATGCCACTTGACATTTGCAGTTCTTATGGGATTGATTATAATGAAGCCAATTTATATACAAATATTACAACCAATTGGGCTAGCAGCACGTTCAAATCTTCTAAAAACAGAAAAGAGGGATACAACGGGCTTTTATTTTTAATAACTCAAGGAAATTTTTTTAAAGATTTAAGGAAAAGAAGTATCAATGATATATTGGAATTAGACAGCCCAGGTATTGCCATTGGAGGCATTTCTGTTGGAGAACCAAGGGAGAAATATTTAGAAATCCTTGAATATAGTTTTTTGTTGATACCAAAAGAAAAACCAAGGTATGTAATGGGTATTGGCACTCCCCATTACATACTTAATGCCATATATTATGGCATTGATATTTTTGATTGCTTTAATCCCGCAAGAATTACTAGGCATGGGTCTCTTTTGACAGATAATGGGATTATGTGCATTGGTAGAAAGGAGTATAAGGATGATACTTCTAAGGTAGAGAAAAATTGCATCTGTACTTTATGTAAAAGGTATTCAAGAGGATATTTAAGACATTTAATAAAATCGAAAGAGCTTTTTGGAATAGTTTTGGCAAGTGAACATAATATCCACTATATGTTTCGATTGATTTCAAAGATCAGAGCCGCAATTCTAAATGATGATTTTTTAAATTTTAGAACTTCATATTTAAAAAAGTATGAAGAGGAAAATTTCGATGAATAA
- the murJ gene encoding murein biosynthesis integral membrane protein MurJ, with translation MNKYVVSTILVMISTFFSRIMGFVKIKIFSYYFGANLDADIFNYVFNIPNNLRKILSEGAMTSAFLPEFTHEKNKSHEKAVSFFRTVITFNIISIGLIVLVMIIFAKPIMYFISYYRGENLIFASSVFGYLVLYILLISLSSIFVSVLNSYKIFFIPSFSPIMLSFGIILSIFLFYGRFGIYSAVIGVIFGGFLQFLIPFANCLMIGFAWKPTFYFREKVFLNFLTRWLRMIFGFSISIITQQISFALASTLEIGSVSILSNAVVYYQLPVGIFYISIATVIFPKMAEHAVLGNNIKLNALLVDGIKILLLIFIPVSFLMFIWSDYILNLFLMGGKFSIYDTQKTASVLKCFLLGLLFYSMFGFFQKYYFSIRDAKTPFYLSVLFSILDIAISVFGINYYGLNALALAQSISFMICVIVFYFIILKRGVKIDLIEILFVLLKSIITLFPLYAIYFFFEKFQWDVGFSFKNLYFLMAAGIVSIFVLFICYSVLGINKLFRYIRRDAL, from the coding sequence ATGAATAAATATGTTGTTTCTACAATTTTGGTCATGATTTCCACTTTTTTTTCAAGAATAATGGGCTTTGTAAAGATAAAGATTTTCTCTTATTATTTTGGTGCAAATCTTGATGCTGATATTTTTAACTATGTTTTCAATATTCCTAATAATTTGCGCAAAATTCTTTCAGAGGGCGCGATGACCTCGGCTTTTTTGCCTGAATTTACACATGAAAAAAACAAATCGCACGAAAAAGCTGTTTCTTTTTTCAGAACTGTCATAACCTTTAACATTATTTCTATTGGGTTAATTGTTTTAGTTATGATTATTTTTGCAAAGCCTATTATGTATTTTATATCTTATTATAGGGGAGAAAACTTAATTTTTGCAAGTTCTGTATTTGGTTATTTGGTATTATATATTTTACTAATAAGCCTATCATCAATCTTCGTGTCTGTTCTAAATTCATATAAAATTTTTTTCATTCCTTCGTTTTCGCCCATTATGCTTTCTTTTGGAATAATATTGAGCATATTCTTATTTTATGGTCGTTTTGGAATATATAGTGCTGTTATTGGCGTAATTTTTGGGGGGTTTTTACAATTTTTAATTCCGTTTGCAAATTGCCTTATGATTGGTTTTGCCTGGAAGCCAACATTTTATTTCAGAGAAAAAGTGTTTTTAAATTTTTTAACCAGATGGCTTCGTATGATTTTTGGATTTTCCATTTCAATTATTACTCAGCAGATTTCATTTGCATTAGCATCTACTCTTGAGATAGGAAGTGTTTCTATCCTTAGTAATGCTGTAGTTTATTATCAGCTTCCTGTAGGAATTTTTTATATTTCTATTGCAACAGTGATTTTCCCCAAAATGGCAGAGCATGCTGTTTTGGGGAATAATATAAAATTAAATGCCCTTTTAGTAGATGGAATTAAAATTTTATTGTTAATTTTTATTCCAGTGTCTTTTTTAATGTTTATTTGGTCTGATTATATTTTAAATTTATTTCTTATGGGAGGCAAGTTTTCTATTTATGATACTCAAAAAACAGCGAGTGTTTTGAAATGTTTTCTTTTAGGTCTGCTTTTTTATTCAATGTTTGGTTTTTTCCAAAAATATTATTTTTCTATTCGTGATGCAAAAACACCGTTTTATTTGAGTGTTTTATTTTCTATTCTTGATATTGCAATATCTGTTTTTGGTATTAATTATTATGGTTTGAACGCTTTAGCATTAGCTCAATCTATTTCTTTTATGATTTGTGTAATTGTTTTTTATTTTATAATATTGAAAAGAGGAGTTAAAATTGATTTAATTGAAATTTTATTTGTTCTTTTAAAGTCAATTATTACACTTTTTCCTTTATATGCAATTTATTTCTTTTTTGAAAAGTTTCAGTGGGATGTGGGGTTTAGTTTTAAAAATCTTTATTTTTTAATGGCAGCTGGAATTGTTAGTATTTTTGTTTTGTTTATTTGTTATTCTGTTTTAGGAATAAATAAGCTTTTTAGATATATTAGAAGGGATGCTTTATGA
- a CDS encoding HEAT repeat domain-containing protein, giving the protein MKYFYFLFFLLIFNVYAQNVNSPALPSPPLLPEITENKPVERENSSKGENFSNVGLDGKYVNDTILYGLDSQVTSIIKALKKSSDSQYNFSLKKRLEKTFNAELKREILELFISLKYSGGIDTANYILENYESKRYSNALFGLAISYLKEFDDKEKLKKTLIDILENKEGNVVSIAAYYLGELNSLEYSKNMMEVFEKYSGNDGARREILIALGKMSAVDYQDRIYEISLDNYEGPSIKAAAIEALSYLASDKVTENADLYLQSNNNNLNVKLAIIASLSKDPSLKSKEILQGFLRDSDDNIRFKAINAIKGHRDSSAKDILIYKLKSDPSLKVREASAKALIDMDLGNIEIKNIMFDFKIDNNFKISMFSYLLDKDSLKALSIALEIVNKENINRPSNVLRGVASMLAGKKGNFDNFYSKIIDSKNIDLRHLALKGAVYNKSSSLSDKLKKIKSETNSEYIKMLLKDY; this is encoded by the coding sequence ATGAAATACTTTTATTTTTTATTTTTTTTACTTATTTTTAATGTGTATGCTCAAAATGTTAATTCTCCAGCTCTTCCTAGTCCGCCTTTGTTGCCCGAAATTACAGAAAATAAGCCTGTTGAGAGAGAAAATTCTTCTAAGGGAGAGAATTTTTCTAATGTTGGTTTAGATGGTAAGTATGTTAACGATACAATTCTTTATGGGCTTGATAGTCAAGTGACAAGCATTATAAAAGCTCTTAAAAAATCAAGCGATAGTCAATATAATTTTTCTCTTAAAAAAAGACTTGAGAAAACTTTTAATGCTGAGCTTAAAAGGGAAATACTTGAATTGTTTATTTCTCTTAAGTATTCGGGGGGCATTGATACAGCAAATTATATTCTTGAAAATTATGAGAGTAAAAGATATTCAAACGCTTTATTTGGCTTGGCAATTTCGTATCTTAAGGAGTTTGATGATAAAGAAAAATTAAAAAAAACTCTTATTGACATTCTTGAAAATAAAGAGGGCAATGTGGTATCTATTGCAGCTTATTATTTAGGAGAGCTTAATTCTCTTGAGTATTCTAAAAACATGATGGAAGTTTTTGAAAAATATTCTGGAAATGATGGGGCTAGAAGAGAAATACTTATTGCTCTTGGAAAAATGTCCGCTGTTGATTATCAGGATAGAATTTATGAAATTTCGCTAGATAATTACGAGGGCCCATCAATTAAGGCTGCTGCAATCGAAGCGTTGTCATATCTTGCTTCAGATAAAGTAACTGAAAATGCTGATTTGTATCTTCAGAGTAATAACAATAATTTAAATGTTAAATTAGCTATTATTGCTTCTTTGTCCAAAGATCCTTCTTTAAAGTCTAAAGAGATTTTACAAGGATTTTTAAGAGATTCTGATGATAATATTAGGTTTAAAGCTATTAATGCAATCAAAGGACATAGGGACTCTTCTGCAAAGGATATTTTGATTTATAAGCTTAAAAGCGATCCATCTCTTAAAGTTAGGGAGGCTTCTGCTAAGGCCTTAATTGATATGGATCTTGGGAATATTGAGATAAAAAACATTATGTTTGATTTTAAGATTGACAATAATTTTAAAATTTCAATGTTTAGTTACCTTTTAGATAAGGATTCTCTAAAAGCATTGTCAATTGCTTTAGAAATTGTTAATAAAGAAAATATTAATAGACCCTCAAATGTTTTAAGGGGCGTTGCTTCAATGTTGGCTGGTAAAAAGGGTAATTTTGATAATTTTTATTCTAAAATCATTGACAGCAAAAATATTGATTTAAGGCATTTAGCATTAAAAGGAGCTGTTTATAATAAATCTTCATCGCTTTCTGATAAGCTTAAAAAAATTAAAAGTGAAACGAACTCCGAATATATTAAAATGCTTTTAAAAGATTATTGA
- a CDS encoding LptF/LptG family permease, which yields MKIDKLFIKSIILTFLSMNLLFMILIMLGDLFVNLLNYLEKNIGLKDILYIYYLYLPKAFSDGVALSFLFAISNLIGNLSMRNEIIGLFSCGVPLTRILKPIILISIFISVVLFFFDNYLVIDTIARRDVLIKNSIGDSRSGDKTIIIRDFAREIYNIKSYDIDENTFANLMIIIKDNKDEFQTRYDINKAEWKDNKWRLYGIREFVKVGKKIKENAYDVLDGTGIIKLAPDYIRTVMLSSKALNFTKLINWISFLKAERLNYSDAFFDLLNRIFFSFRLILLSFTVGFIALALKKNIFILSLLNSIAFAVVYVISIVIFNFLADLGYLHIYIASSFTTIFFLIINFFVYRIVRK from the coding sequence ATGAAAATAGATAAGCTTTTTATAAAAAGCATCATTCTTACTTTTTTGTCCATGAACCTGCTTTTCATGATTTTAATTATGCTTGGTGATTTGTTTGTTAATCTTCTTAACTATCTTGAAAAGAATATTGGCCTTAAGGATATTCTTTATATTTATTATTTATATTTGCCAAAGGCATTCTCAGATGGGGTGGCTTTATCTTTTCTTTTTGCTATTTCGAATCTTATTGGCAATCTTTCTATGAGAAATGAAATAATAGGTCTTTTTAGTTGTGGAGTTCCACTTACCAGGATATTAAAACCAATTATTTTAATTAGTATATTTATTTCAGTTGTTCTTTTCTTTTTTGATAATTATTTGGTAATAGATACTATAGCAAGAAGAGATGTTCTTATTAAGAATAGCATTGGCGACAGTAGATCTGGGGATAAAACTATAATAATAAGGGATTTTGCTAGAGAAATTTATAATATCAAATCTTATGATATTGATGAGAATACTTTTGCTAACTTGATGATTATAATTAAAGACAATAAAGATGAGTTTCAAACAAGGTACGATATAAATAAAGCCGAATGGAAAGATAATAAATGGAGGCTTTATGGTATTAGAGAGTTTGTTAAGGTTGGTAAAAAAATTAAGGAGAACGCCTACGATGTTCTTGATGGGACAGGAATTATTAAGCTGGCGCCCGATTACATAAGAACTGTGATGCTCTCATCAAAGGCGTTAAATTTTACTAAACTTATTAATTGGATAAGTTTTCTCAAAGCTGAACGTTTAAATTATTCTGATGCATTTTTTGATTTATTAAATAGGATATTCTTTTCATTTAGATTGATTCTTCTTAGCTTTACTGTTGGGTTTATTGCTCTTGCTCTTAAAAAAAATATTTTTATACTCAGCCTATTAAATAGCATTGCTTTTGCTGTTGTTTATGTTATTTCTATTGTAATTTTTAATTTTTTAGCGGATCTAGGCTATTTGCATATATATATAGCAAGTTCTTTTACAACTATATTTTTTTTGATTATCAATTTTTTTGTTTATAGGATTGTTAGGAAATAA
- the coaBC gene encoding bifunctional phosphopantothenoylcysteine decarboxylase/phosphopantothenate--cysteine ligase CoaBC: MDKNKHILIGICGGIASYKSVYIVSSLVKLGYKVKVIMTQNATKFITPLTLETISKNKIITNLWDLDHNEVEHIKIAKWAHLILVIPATYNTISKIASGIADDALTTIISASTAPTYFAIAMNNIMYSNPILKENIKKLKTYNYKFIEPDKGFLACSSNALGRLKNEDKIIKIILNEFNQKDYLKNKKILITASRTEELIDPIRYFSNTSTGKMGFCLAQEAVKLGAQVTIITGPTNENDPEGVNIIKIKTAMEMYKEALKIYNKFEIIIGAAAVADFKPKHIFNSKIKKNKINRLYIKLVKNPDIIQHIGHNKLKNQIVIGFCAENSKNLIQKAKEKLKKKNLDFIIANELKYFGSKLNKVYIINKQSIKELPEMEKSEVAKEILKILY; the protein is encoded by the coding sequence ATGGATAAAAATAAACATATATTAATTGGTATATGTGGGGGCATAGCCTCTTACAAGTCAGTTTACATAGTTTCCAGTTTAGTTAAATTAGGATACAAAGTTAAAGTTATAATGACACAAAATGCAACTAAATTTATTACTCCATTAACTTTAGAAACCATTTCTAAGAACAAAATAATTACTAATTTATGGGATTTAGACCACAATGAGGTGGAGCATATAAAAATTGCAAAATGGGCACACCTAATTCTTGTTATTCCTGCTACCTACAACACAATATCTAAAATTGCATCAGGAATTGCTGATGATGCATTAACTACAATAATATCTGCAAGCACGGCTCCTACTTATTTTGCAATAGCAATGAATAATATAATGTATTCAAACCCTATTTTAAAAGAAAATATAAAAAAGCTTAAAACTTATAATTATAAATTCATTGAACCTGATAAAGGATTTTTAGCTTGCTCATCAAATGCTTTAGGGCGCCTTAAAAATGAAGACAAAATTATAAAAATAATATTGAATGAATTTAATCAAAAAGACTACCTAAAAAATAAAAAAATACTTATAACAGCATCCAGAACTGAAGAATTAATAGATCCAATTCGCTATTTCTCAAATACATCAACGGGAAAAATGGGGTTTTGCTTAGCACAAGAGGCTGTCAAACTAGGAGCTCAAGTTACAATTATTACAGGACCAACCAATGAAAATGATCCTGAAGGGGTCAACATTATAAAAATAAAAACTGCAATGGAAATGTACAAGGAAGCTCTCAAAATATATAATAAATTTGAAATAATAATTGGAGCCGCAGCTGTTGCCGATTTTAAACCCAAACACATTTTCAATAGTAAAATTAAAAAAAATAAAATCAATAGATTATATATAAAATTAGTAAAAAATCCCGACATAATCCAACACATAGGACACAATAAGCTTAAAAACCAAATTGTTATTGGATTTTGCGCTGAGAATTCTAAAAATTTAATTCAAAAAGCTAAAGAAAAATTAAAAAAGAAAAACTTGGACTTTATCATTGCAAATGAACTTAAATATTTTGGTTCAAAATTAAACAAAGTTTATATAATAAATAAACAAAGCATAAAAGAACTGCCAGAAATGGAAAAATCAGAAGTAGCTAAAGAAATTTTAAAAATTTTATACTAA